The sequence below is a genomic window from Oncorhynchus nerka isolate Pitt River linkage group LG7, Oner_Uvic_2.0, whole genome shotgun sequence.
AAAATCATTATGCTTTCCTGGTTTTAGAGTTGTTCCACCCTCAATTACAATTGTTCATAGAGAAACAAAATGGGATGTTCTGAGTCCATGTCAATGCTTAAATAATCACATCAAACACAACTATTTTATTTGGAGCGTTCCCTTTAATTGCTCATCTAATGAGTGAGTGATAGTTCTGTACTGCTGCTGTTCATTTGATGGCAACGTTATCAAATAATAGATACAAATGTTATACTTACTCATGATATACTTCTGCCAGGTAAGCGTACTTTGCGGTTAGCATTTAATTGAAAAGGTTCTTTGGAAACTATCTGTCAACCCACAAGACGGTTATCACATCACGGAATGCACTACACATATAGACTGGCAAGATTGCTTGACATTAATTGGCAGATATTGTGTTAGGTTAATCAGGAGATGGGTTGTCAACGTTCCGTTGGTTAGACAGTAGCCGGGAGCTTGCGGTGGCTGATACTTGTGAGATTCATTCTTGACAGTTTGCGATGGAAAGCGTGAAAATTGCATGTACTTTCAAAATCGCTTTGCGAGCTACTCATATGTGGGCTGCGAGCTACTGATAGCCTGTGATCAACCTGTTGGAGATCCCCGGTCTAAAGCCAAGCCCCCATGATCATATTTATTACATTAATTGGTTGTAGATCTCAAAAGGAGTTGGGATGAGGGGTGATTTGGGACcgagtaaaaaaaaagaaagaaagcacCCTAAGTTAAGCAACAGAGGGAAACAGACTATGAACGGGCAACGGGTCTAACATTGACTTGTCGGCAGTAACCaacaaagatgaacagaacacATGGTACACACTGTCTCATGACAGATGCAGCAGGACACGTCCCTAAACCACTACATAAACCATTTGAAAGAATGGGTAAAACAAATCTCAGTACTGTGCAGGCTGCGCATCATTTCCCCTGATCCTCAGAGACACAGACACGTCAGTACTGGAGGTTATTCGGAGAAGGAAAAAAATGCCAGTGACTTTGAAATTCAAGTAAAAGCAGCTTCCAACCTTCATTAAAATTTGGAAAAGTAAATTACCATGGATTTTCAAACCATTTAGCCAGGCACTGTAAATATGTTTTTAACACATGTAAGCAACATTTACATTTGTCTGTAGCATAAACAAGTTTAGTTTTTTGCATTTAGTAACAGGTTTGATATTTCCCATTCGGTTGACTGGTCAGTTACTCCGAGGACCGTATCCCTGAGGTTCTACAGTATTAGCATGGTGACTGACCTCCTTGAGGTTGACGGGCTGTGCAAAGATCTGGCCTGCATCTTTCTCCTGCAGCTGGTCCAGTGTGGAGCGCAGCAGCACCTGCATTGGGGTCAGCTGTAGCTCCAGGGCCGCCTGGTGAACCTTGACCTttggggagggtgagagagagatgggatggagTTCGGAAGGGAGGCCAGCAACTCTCAAATAAATCTAAATTTCTCAGAATAAATTAAGGTACTGTATGATATTTTTAAAGAAGTAtcttaaccttttatttaagtGGGGAAAATACAGAATAAGTTTTATTTTTTCAGTAACAACCTGAATTGTCAAAGCATGGACAGACCGTGATACAGAGCAAGTGCATAAACAGACAGTCTAGTCTCCATACCTGCTCTCTCTTCAGTTTCTCCCGCTTGCGGATGAGCTCCACCAATAGCCGGGCTCTTTCCAGGTCCTGTCGCAACTTCTGCCAGTACTTCAGCTCCTCCCTCACAGCACACACCTTCTCATCAGGCTCCGGCTGCAAACACACAGATATTAATTCAAACAACTCCCCCACACACAATGTAGGGGGTGCTTCAATTGTATGAGGTGTGGCTTCCACTTGTCTTCTCATTCCCTTCATCTGCCATGATGGGAAATTCCTGGTAAAGATTCACCATTTTGCTTTCACCTGTTCATTTTGTACTATTTATTTAGTGAAGAGTCGGGGAGAAGAGGACTCTACATAATATTGTTGAGATGCACCCAGGGATTTGAATTTACTGATCATCATCACCAGATAGAAATATATTATAAACAATTCCAAAAACATGCACAATTTTAAATTGAGCCAGCTAGCACTACCAATGATATTTCTTCAGAATGTATATTTCTACTGATACCTGCAGTGTTCAATTATGTTGCATTCAACAGAATAACCCCCTGACGTTAACAGCCCCTTTGACCTTAGAGTGCCCAATGACCTCTGACCTGTTCAATGTGCCTCTGTGATTGGACATGGGAGTGCAGACGACGAATGAGTGCGACCCCGTTCCGTGACTGGCGTTTCAGGAGCCAATAGTTGTGCAGCCTTTGCATGAACTGGTTCTTCCTCTGGACCAGAATCCCTTTGCAGATGGTGTTCAACCTGTGTGGCATCGGGAGGAGTTTAACACATACTGTTCATTACTACAGCATTTGAAAGGTATCCTTGTCATTCACACAATGGGCCTAATCCTAACTTAAGATTCCGTATGGGCAACAAGAAACTTTGCACGTCAACGTGCATCTGGAGTTAGGATGAGGCCCCATGGACGTTTAAGCATCTTACACACTAACATATACCTATGAGCCAAATGCAGCATGGCAGTATAGGTAGAATCCTGCCGGCTAAAGCACCACTAACAACAAGAGGAGGCTGGTGAACAGACCTTTGAGTAGGGATCTGTGGAACTGCAACCATTGGTGTAGTGGCGGCGCGGTTGGCAGCCACCTCCAGAcccttcttccccttcctcttcccgTGCTTGCCCTCCTTCTTGCTCCGCTTCTGCACCTGTGGGGCCTCTGTGTATGCACTGCGCCCCCGGCTGGCCCGGCCCCCCACCGCCCTCCCTGTGGGATCCTCCTCGTCCGACCCCCCCGCTCCCCCTCCTGGCCCGGTGGCGAGTGCACCTCACAGAAGGCTGTCTTCTTCACCGAGAAGGTGGTGCCGTTGACGTTGGTTTCCCGCACGGGGTCGATCTTCATGAAGAGCCCGGCACGCTGGGCGCACGTGACATGGAAGGCTGTGTAGCAGTTGGCCTTGTGGCACTGGATGGCAGCGCCACGACCCTTCTGCTTGCAAAGGTAGCAAGTGAGCTTCCAGCGGGCGGGTGGGATGTTGTCCACCCCTTCCACGGGTTCCAGGAAAACAGTGTTGGCGAAGCACACCTCGGGGATCCAGATGGCACACACCACGTGGGCCCAGCGCCCGTCACTGGTCTGCTTGAAAGCGCCACCCCGGTTGGGGCATAGCACACAATCCACAGGCCGCTGGGGCGACTGCAGGCAGCAGCGGCACAGCCACTGGCCCTCTGGGATGTAGGGCACGCCGTAGCACTCCTGGTGCACAGCCAGGTTGCAGGCGTCACAGAAGAGGATGACGTTGCTGTTGAGACACTCGTCGTCCAGGCACACGCAGCAGAAGGCATCGTCGTCGATGGCGCTCTGAGAGGGCGCCCGACTGCGAGCCTCCCGGTAAGACTCCTCCTCCAGGCGGTCCACCAGCAGCTCGAACGTGTCAGGGGAGACTGTGGCGTGGCCGTCTGACGCCCGCCTGGCGTTCACCATCTCCAGCCAGGCCGCGTCCTCCTCGTCCATGTCAtactctgcctctgcctcctgCTCCTCTGCCGAGCGCTCTATGTAGCGGTAGTAGGCCGTGGGCAGAGAAGGCGCCGCACAGGGGATGAAGGCCTCCAGCATGCGGAAGGTGGGCTCGGGAAGGGGCGtcggatgatggtggtggtgtgaggaGTTAGTCTTGTTGTTGTGGGGTTGTGAGTGAGAGTTGGGGCAGTGGTTCTGAGGTGTGGAGGAAGAGGACGATGATGTGGAGGAGGAATGTTTGGAGTCTTTCTTGCGGCCTCTGGGCATGGCGGGCGGCTTGCGTCCGGGGTTGGCACTGGCGGGTGCAACGGGCTGTTCGCTGTTCTCTTTGTTGCTGTTGCACTCAGTGATGTCCTGGGCCGTCATCTCGTCCTCTGTGATGACCGTCAGAGGGTCCACGATGGAGATCCGGTGGAGCCTGCCATCCAAGTCTACTTCCACCACTTTCTGGGCCTGGGAATAAGTCAGTGTCTCTCTGGTTGGAGACACCTTGAGGCTGTAGGGTGAAGGGGAGCGCTGCCGGGCCCCACCTCGTCCCCTACCAGCTTGGTAAGACTTTCTCCCACCCGCATCCCCTCCCCCGGCCAGGTGGCCCCTCCGCCGTGGCTTCCTCATGGGCCTCCTACCACGCAGCGCCCGACACCCACTGCTGCAACCAGATGAAGGCGAGAACATACTGTTAGAAATACCATTGCCTTCTAAATGTTATGCCAATCAATGTGTGCACAAATTATGTTTAGTTGGCCAATGATAGCCATCTAACCACATGTTCAAAACATTTCAACCATCATTGACAGTGACACACAGACTGAATCTGAACAAAGTAACCATGCACCCTTTTTTATTTTGGCAGGTCATTGAGGAGGAGTTACGGCTTAACTGATAGTATAGGAGCTATGGCTATACTCAAATGGGATGAAAGGTGCCCTACTGTCAAATAGAACAACACCACAGTCAACACATAATAAACTAGCTGtagtctactacagtactctCCACAGCCAATAAATCACGAATAGATGATTCTATACATTATCCTTTGCGTTGTCATTAGACAAAAACTACTAACAGCAGCGTTTAGTCAACCCTACAATAGCTACACAGCCAATCATTTCCCCCGTTATTTGGATCAAGCAACCTCAAAGCCAATCAAGTGCCTAGTGTGCCTCAGCGAACTTATGACAAGTGCCCTTTTCCAGATAAAAATGTCCGCCATTTGTTTTAAACACATTGAATACACCACGCAAACCCAAATCATTAAACATTATAGAGCTGACGAACGTAAATTCAACATgctatctaacgttagctagctacttacGACTGTTAGACAAATAAAATGAAGCGATATGAGATCTGACCCAAAAAGTGCAACACTTGCTAACTAAGTTAGCTAAGTACAcgagctaacgttaactagctaattGAACAACTGTAGATAACGCTGGTAGCTAACTAGTTGCTCCAAACGAGCTGTCTTTGGCTAACAGGATAGCTAACTAAGTTACCTTAGCTCGCGCTTCTTTTACAAACCAACTAATGTGTAGCTGCTACTACAGGCTAATTAACGTTACTGGGAAGTCAAATGCAGCCCCTAACATATAGTGTATGATATGAACCAGCTAATCCTCGTCGTTGAAAACGGTAACAACGATGTTATCTTACCTTCACTGGCAGTTCGGCAACCGGGAATGAAACGCAGGTTTATCGTTGGctagtttagctagctaacgttagctcacCCTGCAACACCTACACCAAAAGCCAGTACAGTATATTTCGTTGATCAAACGTCTGTTGCCTCAGTCCTCCCCAATCGTTTCCAAATACTGACATTAAACATAGCTAGCTACTTTATTATCATAGTATAGAAGCGAGTAAGTTGTCGACCCAGTTTTGACAAGGAGAATAGCATTTCCTAGCTAGCCGCAACCTCGGATGTGCCGTACTGAGGAAAGTGAGGCTAAAACACGCCCCTTGACCAAAGCAGGCCATCCGGAGGTTACGGTTTCGCGCGCCTGCTACACATTTAATTTAAGAATTTAACACTTTGAAGCGACACTTATGGCTTTTGATTGAGCTAACAATGTGTATTGATATGTACACATACGAGTATCAACACGTTGCAATGCCTCAACTTTGCTCCGCAAGTGCAACATGGTACGAAAGAG
It includes:
- the brpf3b gene encoding LOW QUALITY PROTEIN: bromodomain and PHD finger-containing protein 3 (The sequence of the model RefSeq protein was modified relative to this genomic sequence to represent the inferred CDS: deleted 2 bases in 1 codon) yields the protein MRKPRRRGHLAGGGDAGGRKSYQAGRGRGGARQRSPSPYSLKVSPTRETLTYSQAQKVVEVDLDGRLHRISIVDPLTVITEDEMTAQDITECNSNKENSEQPVAPASANPGRKPPAMPRGRKKDSKHSSSTSSSSSSTPQNHCPNSHSQPHNNKTNSSHHHHHPTPLPEPTFRMLEAFIPCAAPSLPTAYYRYIERSAEEQEAEAEYDMDEEDAAWLEMVNARRASDGHATVSPDTFELLVDRLEEESYREARSRAPSQSAIDDDAFCCVCLDDECLNSNVILFCDACNLAVHQECYGVPYIPEGQWLCRCCLQSPQRPVDCVLCPNRGGAFKQTSDGRWAHVVCAIWIPEVCFANTVFLEPVEGVDNIPPARWKLTCYLCKQKGRGAAIQCHKANCYTAFHVTCAQRAGLFMKIDPVRETNVNGTTFSVKKTAFCEVHSPPGQEGERGSDEEDPTGRAVGGRASRGRSAYTEAPQVQKRSKKEGKHGKRKGKKGLEVAANRAATTPMVAVPQIPTQRLNTICKGILVQRKNQFMQRLHNYWLLKRQSRNGVALIRRLHSHVQSQRHIEQPEPDEKVCAVREELKYWQKLRQDLERARLLVELIRKREKLKREQVKVHQAALELQLTPMQVLLRSTLDQLQEKDAGQIFAQPVNLKEVPDYLEFISQPMDFSTMRSKLEAHSYNSLAHLEVDFNLTVANCLLYNGKDTLFHRAALRLRDLGGAILRHAQRQAHNTGLDPATGMHLAESPQKHDYYRCTWEDVDTLLDPENRLHMSPEEQLKELLDKLDVVATMRSSGARTRRIRLLRREINSIRYRQGQHHRNSLLNGDVKDEEEEEKDAEADNGLSSDKEDFKCTPPPTLEPTCLAPPPLQGDAPLEPPTLRPMTGELRTLGHPKKRLKLDSESSDSGSPTLDTTRNKNCTKAEEAPSLYCGGLVVNGLSDTLSPRPATAGVGRRTSVLFKKAKNGAKLLREKDSLGGSVPLTPNSALSTPLSTPSKIPQQTSFTTPERGTPSQGAISEGELDKTPNHTPETRLTNGFKRDNDGGSDSDCSPPPILHKEISAPPKRSLGKPALSKVPFFETVTGDADYTATGSGILMPFENVVALEPLDLVWAKCRGYPSYPALIIDPEMPQEGLFHNGVPIPVPPLDVLQLGEQRTEEAGEKLFLVLFFDNKRTWQWLPQDKVTPLGVDDTGDKLRMMEGRKTTIRKSVQVAYDRAMVHLSRVRRDQAFVPSNYL